The genomic DNA TGATTTGTGTGTTGATTTAGAAATCTTCATTTTATTGGAAGTAAACGAAAGCTTCAAGAAATCTTCAATTTTTAGAAATCTTCATTTTTTTTTCGTTGTCTTCTTGTAAAGCATTTAAATTTGACACCTTACTTTTTTGGAGTTTTAGTTTAGTGTTGGTGATGAATCGTTGATTTTTGGTTAATCTTCTAGTTGATTAGCTATACCTTTTTGTAATTATCTtctctttttttgtttttttcttggAATTAGTGAAGAAATTGGTGGAATTATCAAAGAAATTGATTTGATTGTGATCGATTAGTGGGGAAATTGATCTGATTATGATGAATTTTGAACCTGATTGTAAgcttttttagagagagagagaggggggagagagggtatttatatttgtttttataataagttattaaatactataaataattaagtaaaaagaCTAAACTGCCCTTGTATGAATAGATTTGACTGAAAAATTTAATCTGGTTAATGCTAAAGGACGTAGtgtgtaatgagttttacaaataaaggattatgactgtaattattgaagttaaaggtcatccattgcaatctgatacaaacataaaggacgaaaagtacCCATAATTTAAAATGGAAATTTACAAATTAAGAATCTACTAGGTAGTGTTTGATATATAGGAATGAGAGGCAGAATGAAATAGACGCTTACGAGAGAATGGAAAAaaatgtgtttggttggtcaaggTAATGGAATCACCGATTACATAGAGGATTACATTCCCTCAAATTCATTACATCCACACCCCTTGTTTTTTTCATTCAATTCTCTCTCACCTTCATCACCATTACCTCCCACCACCTCCACCATTAGCAAGCCACCACCACCCTATGTTGTCGATCACTGGCGCCACCGCCGACCATGttgccgccacccaccaccatcatccaccattaAACACCAGTGCCATCACCACCCGCCACCACCAAACACCGCCGACCACTGCGACCCTCCGACACCGAACACAAGCGTTGTCATCGCTGGTGCCGCTACCGACCACCGCCCATCGTCGTCGCCACCCTCTACCACCGAACATCGACACCACTACcggccaccgccaccaccaaccaccgTCGCCGCCACCCTCCGCCACCGAACACTAGCGTCATCGCCGACCACCGCCACTTTTTGCCACCGAACACCGCCGCCACCGCCGACCACCGCCACCCTCCGTCCGAACATAGGTGCCATTGCCGACTACCGCCACCCTCCACCACCGAACACCGGCATCGTCGTTGCCACCACCGACCACCCACTGTTGCCATGGACCACTGCCACCACCCGCAACCGCAACCCATCACTGATTGTATTCCTTCTTATTTTCTTGTCTACCAAACAGCACAAGGTATGATTCATTTCATtcccacatggtaaccaaacGAGATCATGGAATTGTAACGATCTATATCATTACTTTTTTCCATTTcatcgtccattccattaccccataccaaacagacccctAGTACTTCTAAATTTTAAACATTAGTTTGAGCACTATTATGTTTCCTACGCAATGAATAGTAAAAATAACAGAAATTTAATTGACCAAAATACTCCAAAGTTTAACTCCTTTATTTCTTtggtttttttcttttaattgatATATCGAGTGGTAGTACCATATACGTACGATAACAAACCAAATCGATACCGATCGAAACTGAATTTTGCTGCATCGAACGGAGGATTTCAGTAGTTATTACTTTCAATTATATATTTGTTATTGTTAATAACTATAATAAATCAAACATATCTCGTTAATTTACCCCCACCGATCAAATGTAAACTTAAATACTTATGTAAATATATTCTACAATAATGAGAAACAACTTAATTATTATTAGTGATCTTAAATTAAAATCATAAACTGAAATATAATTTAATAATCATATAAGAAttaatttaaattatatatttgttaATTTTCTAACCTTCGGTAACTATATTTAACAgtaatttatgtttatttgttattataaattaataatattaatataacatattaataaataatttattaaTAAATTGAAAGAGAGAGTGTTACATGATATTAATTGAAATCATTTACTGATATTATATTTATAATAGGAGAGGGGATAAGTGAAAAATAATGAAAGTTGAAGAGTAGTTAAAATGTTCTTTTcacaaataaataaaatgaaaatataTTGTGAAAATGAAGACAATGACTTATTATGTTGTTCTTCCTCACTTTGATTTCCAATAACCATAAAtgttaaataaacatgttaggtatttcttgtcacacccccaaaatctacCATGCGGAGTACCGTCGCTTGGAGGCGTGatgtgaccaggatcgagccactaatcatactgaacaacgtatttaagtaaatcaagccaaccacaatacgattggtgaccaaaagctagttaaccaagttttaatttagacagcggaagcataaacataaagttcaaaacataagttcgcagttcataagtttaaagtctaacacataggtttaataagttcataatgATTTAAATATTAAACACTGGACATAActgtccgtacaccacaacgactccatcctcgtgcaagctccaagcagttagcgacctgtaaggcatgtaacaacgagtcaacaacaaagttgagtgagttcacgtttggttgtttagtttttaagttgttttccgaaaacgtggtttgtctttcgttggcgtaattgccgtgggggttaccccttagttgaaagaaagttttaaccagttcattctttattacccataccctgttcatgattagtgggggcttccccatgtgaaccactagaccgtatgatatcgactactacgcaagtaagttgtggcctacatcagtgtctatcatcactgatggtttgccatagtccattagtacacgcccgtccgactggcacggtgtgaggtttgttaaacctaatagcgctattaactaatgacccgctcgccattggcctcggcgattaagtcgatataaaatgagggacttatgatagagttttgtctagtaagttttaaggttgttgtcctaccgaaggaggacgaacgtacgtagttctcccaaagagaatacgcaggactaatactggcatcctacccgaggagaatggccgtacatatcctacttaaataagatatgtagattccgtttttttttaattctttaacccattcccaaaccaccgggaatcccatgccttagaaagtgtgagaactcacctcggtttgctcggttagattctcaaatatagctaacagacgaggtcggtcaatcacgtcctaatataattaccagttagtcatttagtggttttcaaatagagcacaaagttcctacacgtatctatcacataacatgcattactttgaCGGTTTATGCCCCTGTAAcctccccatctattcccattcacaaTTAAACATACGATATtacacataacacttttatcgacacataacatgttagatcattcacagataacatattcgacatttagacacgcaaatcactacttacgTAGTTTCAGCTTAAATATTCAAAAGCGGGCTGTTttcggggattttaataaaatagttaacttgttccaaaaattcccaaatttctacagaagatgctaaacgacccaaatattattgtgtaaaaatctcgggatctaattcatcgccaatattttattaaaaatcattttccggactgcaatcagatttatctttttctgactgcagtctacggaatatttcattaaaaattcattgtaagtcggattgacgaaattccagtgggacaattactacgacatcagtgtccatctactgtacagatttcataggctgattcgacacagaactcaagttatgactgaaTACATATCGcccattttctgcagtaaaaatgcagctctagctgctgttacgaaatgacactttaaaaatagtaaacggagtccaaaaattatgattctggttccattagaaccgtatttcctaatatcacattttagactcgAAATATtagtttttcgttgagtttatgacctgtttatagccaactgaagttggctgtaaaaccgggacagattctgttttcactttccaacttactaacttgtgtttgattgattccgttaatcatgtttagtgatcacaacaacatcacacATCAATATTAATCAGCAAAACATCAGATAATCcaccaataatcataatcacacaagatctacatgatttacacacctATCTTCCCTTTATTCATCTTATTCATCTTTTATCCAAGATTAATGTAAGTTCTTTTAGAGTTTCATAAGTTTTTAACCattaatcatctattaaccataaaatacatgaacaatatgaagatttaagaaacttactactagcacaaggctagggaagctCAAGTGtggaaaagtggtggttaaaaggaaacgagagaggtccttcaacttccgaacacaccgagcttcgttgtatgacCCGTAGCACCTTTGTACAAGCTTGGAATGGATGATTGAGTGTTGAAGATGGTGGTGATGGGGCTGCTTGGTTGAGCCGAGAGCAAGAGAGTGAGGGGAAGAGGGGTGTTGAGTGAAATGTGTGTGTTATGACCTAGAGGTTCATACTTATAATTTCCAATGAGTTTTTAACCCTTGGGTCCTATGTCTACCAAGGTACATAGCATATCCTTACACAATCTCCACAAATCTTGTAGAATCAAGTGAAGGTCTTGAAATAGGCCATGTGAGCCGATTTCATGCCTATGGGGGAGGGGTCTATGTGCAATTTTTTTGCACCAATTAGTTGTCATGTGTTTCTTGTAGTACATAATCAAATCTAGATCATGATCTTTCTCAATCCAAGAAAAGATTAAGTAATCTTAGGAAGATTATGGAGGATTTTGGTGGGGGCCACTACCTTAGGCCGTCCATATgtaatggggggggggtaaagtgtaaatttcCATGGTAGTGTAAGTAATCTAATTAGTTTTCTAGTATAGTATTGGGACTTTAACGTGTTATCATGTTACAAGGGGTGTTATGGTGCTGGGGGACCATAACTGGttcagaaaataaaaacaatgcttctagcattattttggtgttccgggtaaagtccggttgttcggtccgATACTGTTCCGTTACAGTGCTTAATTAATTCGTAAagcgtcctatatatatatatttttgtaacgtttttaattttcaacactcaggaaaatataacggactatttagtgacctttctgtacactattagtatattgacaagtacatgtaagtataacacagatatcagaagcagttaaatgattcagcacagtcatcaaacactttaattttcattaataaactgtacggttacatgtaaatttgagggttgtcacatttctTGTGAATTTAAAAAACTATGTTGTTTATTTTCTTCAAATTTTAATGACAATATCACAACTACGAATCAAAAGATCCACATTGGCAACAATGTTATTTCATATTATAAATCAAGCTAGTGAAATTCCTCCACACATAACGACGAGAATTCAGTATATACACAAAAAAagttattaaatatattttattattaacaaCTTCTTACTTCTTATTTAGGGTTGAGAACATTTTGAACTtacaaaacatatattttttaacagatttcttTTACACCTTAATTCAATCTTTACCTTACACTTGCAAGGATTTGAACCCATAACCTCACATTTGTAAGGAGGGACTGTTGGACTAACAAAAGAACAGATGATTACAAAAGCCAAAACATGTTACCTTGATCACGTCctcccaaagatagtgaatcttgaacactaaCAGAGCATCTGTTTGAAGACTTCAAAGGTTAGTTGAAGACATGAAACCGCTGttaaagaagaagaaaagtttgtTCAAAGGCCAAAGCCTTGTTAAAGACAAATCACTGATATAGAAGACCAAACATTTGTTTTGGCAAGAACAGATGTTTGGATCAAGCAAACAGAAGTTTAAAGAGCAGTCCTTATAATGTAACAACGTATGTCCAAACAGATTTTAGTAGTATTAGACCAATTATTAcattccatcagatgtttctAACATATGTGGAATTTTCTATTAGGAATATTAGAAGTTGTTGTCAAGGTAATGTCAGCTTTGATTGCCAACAAATGTTTGTACTTTGTATAAATAGATCTCACTTGTTAGAGATCAATTCATCACATCACACACATTCCTTTTGTACGAATAATCTAAATGAGTGATTAGGTTGAGGGGGAGTTGTAGAATCATTTATGtaattgtaatcttttgattttcaatATAAATAGTTCTGATAAATTTCCCATTCTTGTGTGTTCATTTAATTTCTTTCCATTTTCATTTAATACTTCATTTATTTCATCAATTACTTCATTTATTCACATACGAAAGCACATAAGTtaaaactcagatcctaacaattggtatcagagcatggtcAAATTAAATTTGATTTCACGATCAACTTAATACACATAATTGGTAATCAAATGTTCAAATGTTCATTGTATcgaatttgtcacacccccaaaatccacacgcggagtatcaccgcttgggagcgtgactgaccaggaccaagccaccaatcatatagaacattgtataaagtaaaagtaattgcaatataattcagaacaaatccatatgaaaggtgtttccaaaacataagccagttatcaatgtttagcggaagcgtatatataaaaatatcc from Helianthus annuus cultivar XRQ/B chromosome 7, HanXRQr2.0-SUNRISE, whole genome shotgun sequence includes the following:
- the LOC110944053 gene encoding extensin-like — protein: MCLVGQGNGITDYIEDYIPSNSLHPHPLFFSFNSLSPSSPLPPTTSTISKPPPPYVVDHWRHRRPCCRHPPPSSTIKHQCHHHPPPPNTADHCDPPTPNTSVVIAGAATDHRPSSSPPSTTEHRHHYRPPPPPTTVAATLRHRTLASSPTTATFCHRTPPPPPTTATLRPNIGAIADYRHPPPPNTGIVVATTDHPLLPWTTATTRNRNPSLIVFLLIFLSTKQHKV